A region from the Capra hircus breed San Clemente chromosome X unlocalized genomic scaffold, ASM170441v1, whole genome shotgun sequence genome encodes:
- the LOC102173269 gene encoding protein ARMCX6 — protein sequence MGRAREVGWMAAGLMIGAGACYCVYKLTIGRDDSEKSEEEEEEWDDERELDDEEHEIWFDLTTTARPWSEDGHWTEPGAPGGAEDRPSGGGKASRTYLVKQRPFPYEHKNTWSAQSFKNFSCALGLSKEPFIQGKVLLAEPKDAGFSFSHDINSHLASLSIAGNTIPTPDPAVEDGKALCGPDNLNAGVENQGQMKMCISQVCRETVSLCCNSFLQQAGLNLLISMTVINNMLAKSVSGLMLPLIPEGSECAEGQVVKPLTGLSEKPALSGELLRAQVLCPFLPLFVRNTNRQLLSETLAS from the coding sequence ATGGGCCGGGCTCGGGAAGTGGGTTGGATGGCCGCAGGACTGATGATTGGGGCTGGTGCCTGCTACTGCGTTTACAAACTAACCATAGGAAGAGATGACAGTGAGAAgtctgaggaggaggaagaggaatggGATGATGAGCGGGAACTGGATGACGAGGAGCACGAGATTTGGTTTGATTTGACAACTACGGCACGGCCCTGGAGTGAGGATGGGCACTGGACTGAACCTGGGGCACCCGGTGGTGCTGAGGACAGACCTTCAGGTGGGGGCAAAGCCAGTCGAACATACCTGGTAAAACAGCGCCCGTTCCCTTACGAACACAAAAATACTTGGAGTGCTCAGAGCTTTAAAAATTTCAGTTGTGCTCTTGGcctctccaaggagcctttcATTCAGGGAAAAGTATTGTTAGCTGAGCCCAAGGATGCCGGTTTTTCGTTTAGCCATGATATCAACAGTCATTTGGCCAGCCTCTCCATTGCTGGAAACACAATCCCGACTCCCGACCCTGCTGTTGAGGACGGAAAGGCTTTGTGTGGCCCGGATAACTTGAATGCAGGTGTGGAAAATCAGGGCCAGATGAAGATGTGCATCAGCCAAGTGTGTCGGGAGACCGTGTCTCTTTGCTGCAACTCATTTCTGCAGCAGGCTGGATTAAATTTGTTAATAAGCATGACAGTTATTAATAACATGCTTGCCAAGTCCGTTTCAGGCTTGATGCTTCCTTTGATACCAGAGGGAAGTGAATGTGCTGAGGGGCAGGTTGTGAAACCCCTGACGGGTTTGTCTGAAAAGCCAGCCTTGTCGGGGGAGTTGCTGAGAGCCCAAGTGCTATGCCCCTTCCTGCCCCTCTTTGTCAGGAACACAAACAGACAGCTTCTCTCAGAAACCCTGGCCTCTTAA
- the ARMCX3 gene encoding armadillo repeat-containing X-linked protein 3, with translation MGYARKVGWVTAGLVIGAGACYCIYRLTRGRKQNKEKMAEGGSGDVDDVGDCPGARYNDWSDDDDDNSENKGIVWYPPWARIGTEAGTRARARARARATRARRAVQKRASPNSDDTILSPQELQKVLCLVEMSEKPYILEAALIALGNNAAYAFNRDIIRDLGGLPIVAKILNTRDPIVKEKALIVLNNLSVNAENQRRLKIYMNQVCDDTITSRLNSSVQLAGLRLLTNMTVTNEYQHMLANSISDFFRLFSAGNEETKFQVLKLLLNLAENPAMTRELLRAQVPSSLGSLFNKKENKEVVLKLLVIFENINDNFKWEENESTQNQFSEGSLFSFLKEFQVCADKILGLESHHDILVKVKVGKFVAKLAENMFPKSQE, from the coding sequence ATGGGCTACGCCAGGAAAGTAGGCTGGGTGACTGCGGGACTGGTGATTGGGGCTGGCGCCTGCTATTGCATTTATAGACTgaccagaggaagaaaacagaacaagGAGAAAATGGCTGAGGGAGGGTCTGGGGATGTGGATGATGTTGGGGATTGTCCTGGGGCCAGGTACAATGACTGgtctgatgatgatgatgacaacagTGAGAACAAAGGTATAGTATGGTACCCACCTTGGGCCCGGATTGGGACTGAGGCCGGAACCAGAGCGAGGGCCAGGGCAAGGGCCAGGGCCACCCGGGCTCGTCGAGCTGTCCAGAAAAGGGCTTCCCCCAATTCAGATGATACTATTTTGTCCCCTCAAGAGCTGCAGAAAGTTCTTTGCTTGGTTGAGATGTCTGAAAAGCCTTATATTCTTGAAGCAGCTTTAATTGCTCTGGGTAACAATGCTGCTTATGCATTTAACAGAGATATTATTCGTGATCTGGGTGGTCTCCCAATTGTTGCAAAGATTCTCAATACTCGGGATCCCATAGTGAAGGAAAAGGCTTTAATTGTCCTAAATAACTTGAGTGTGAATGCTGAAAATCAGCGCAGGCTTAAGATATACATGAATCAAGTCTGTGATGACACAATCACTTCTCGATTGAACTCATCTGTGCAGCTGGCAGGTCTAAGATTGCTTACGAACATGACTGTTACTAATGAGTATCAGCACATGCTTGCTAATTCCATTTCAGACTTTTTCCGTTTATTTTCAGCAGGAAATGAAGAAACCAAATTTCAGGTTTTGAAACTCCTTTTGAATTTGGCTGAAAATCCAGCCATGACCAGAGAACTGCTCAGGGCCCAAGTACCATCCTCGCTGGGTTCCCTCTTTAACAAGAAGGAGAACAAAGAGGTGGTTCTGAAGCTTCTGGTCATATTCGAGAATATAAACGACAATTTTAAATGGGAGGAAAATGAATCTACTCAGAATCAATTCAGCGAAggttcacttttttcctttttgaaagaatttcaggTGTGTGCTGATAAGATTCTGGGGCTAGAAAGTCATCATGATATtttggtaaaagtgaaagttggaaAATTCGTGGCCAAACTGGCTGAGAATATGTTCCCAAAGAGCCAGGAATAA